The Thermoanaerobaculales bacterium genome segment ATCCAGTGGATCTTCGGCGTCTTGACGAGCCGCTTGCGTGGGCTCTTCGACCATGCCGGCAGGCGGAAGACGAGGAAGCTCGCCTCGAGAACCGAAAGCCAGGAGCGGGCCGTGTTGTGGGACACGCCGGCATCCGCGCCGAGGCCGGACAGGTTCAGCTCCTGGGCGGTCCGCCCGGCGAGGAGCCGCATGAAGGTGTGCAGCGCTTCGAGATCACCGATCGCGAGCAAGCGACGGACGTCGCGTTGCAGGTAGGTCTGGACGTAATCGCCGACCCAGCGGCCAGGGGGGATGGCCTGGTCGTGAATGCGTGGAAAGCCCCCAGCGAACAGGGTCTGGAGGAGATCTCCTGGCGCGCTGGCGAAGCGGCCGAGCTCGTCGATGGCGAGCGGCAGCAGGCGCAGGATTGCCGTGCGACCCGCGAGGGTCTGCGCCACCGTTCCCGACAGCCCAAAGTGCTCCGAGCAGGTCAGAATCCACCGTCCTGGTCGGGGATCGTCATCGACCTCGGCCTGGAGGTAGGAGAGCAGGTCGGGTGCGTGCTGAACCTCGTCGAGGACGGCGCCGTCCGGGTGATCGGCGAGAAAGCCCCGCGGGTCCGAGGCGGCGTAGCTGCGGTCGTCGATCCGCTCGAGGTTGACGTAGGGTTTGCGTGGAAAAACGTGGCGGCACAGGGTGGTCTTGCCGGACTGTCTCGGTCCGGTGACCGTGACGACGGGG includes the following:
- a CDS encoding ATP-binding protein, with product MFVRRNLASVLTRVSRQYPVVTVTGPRQSGKTTLCRHVFPRKPYVNLERIDDRSYAASDPRGFLADHPDGAVLDEVQHAPDLLSYLQAEVDDDPRPGRWILTCSEHFGLSGTVAQTLAGRTAILRLLPLAIDELGRFASAPGDLLQTLFAGGFPRIHDQAIPPGRWVGDYVQTYLQRDVRRLLAIGDLEALHTFMRLLAGRTAQELNLSGLGADAGVSHNTARSWLSVLEASFLVFRLPAWSKSPRKRLVKTPKIHWMDTGLVCYLLGIRSPAELKTHPLRGPIFESWVAAEVYKAHANRGLAPAFFHLRQPRGPEVDLLVDRGADIRGVECKSGATVASDALNALEGLAATLGPAQPVGRGVLVYGGSSRQRRTHADIVPWNALAGVDWFG